In Vibrio tritonius, the following are encoded in one genomic region:
- a CDS encoding MetS family NSS transporter small subunit, whose protein sequence is MTTGAIIMMIVGVCITWGGAALCIRKAMANS, encoded by the coding sequence ATGACAACAGGTGCCATCATTATGATGATCGTCGGTGTATGCATTACTTGGGGCGGTGCTGCTCTTTGTATTCGCAAAGCAATGGCTAACAGCTAA
- a CDS encoding sodium-dependent transporter gives MKREQWGSRVGFILAAVGSAIGLGNIWRFPYMAYENGGGAFFIPYLFAMITAGIPFMILEFSMGQRHRGSAPKTLKAISQKFEWLGWFQVGIAAIIAVYYVAVIGWAISYFGMSFTQSWGTDTNAYFFSNYLHLGDNSPTNLGSIQWGIAFAMLIAWGVTYAAIAGGVKAGIERASKIMMPVLFVMVIALIARVIMLPGAIEGVNYMFQPDFSKIWDVKVWAAAYGQIFFTLSIGFSIMLAYSSYLPEKSDITNNAFMTVLINCGFSILAGIMIFSVLGYMSATQDKPITDVVSAGVGLAFVTIPAAINLLPMPYILGPIFFFALVVAGFSSHISLMEAVTSAIIDKMHWSRRKAATIVCGIGLVVSMAYATNGGLLLLDLVDHFANNIGIIASCLVELLLMTWLMNVKESREYVNNQSDFKVGFWFDVCLRFISPAILAVIIVTELNTLFTTGYGGYDLTLGWIMIAALFVIGIAINVSSKNNNRTGAEA, from the coding sequence ATGAAGCGCGAACAATGGGGATCTCGAGTCGGTTTTATCTTAGCCGCAGTAGGATCAGCAATTGGTTTAGGAAACATTTGGCGTTTTCCATATATGGCATATGAGAATGGCGGCGGTGCCTTTTTCATTCCTTATTTATTTGCCATGATCACCGCAGGTATCCCATTTATGATCCTTGAGTTCAGTATGGGACAGCGTCACCGCGGCAGCGCACCAAAAACCTTAAAAGCCATTAGCCAAAAATTTGAATGGTTAGGTTGGTTCCAAGTGGGCATTGCAGCCATCATTGCCGTTTATTATGTTGCTGTAATCGGTTGGGCTATTTCTTACTTTGGGATGTCGTTCACCCAAAGCTGGGGAACAGATACTAACGCTTATTTCTTCTCGAACTACCTACACTTAGGGGATAACTCACCAACCAACCTTGGTTCAATCCAATGGGGTATTGCCTTTGCAATGCTGATCGCATGGGGCGTAACTTACGCTGCGATTGCTGGTGGCGTTAAAGCAGGTATCGAACGTGCATCCAAAATCATGATGCCAGTTCTATTTGTAATGGTTATTGCGTTAATCGCTCGCGTCATCATGCTGCCTGGCGCTATTGAAGGTGTGAACTACATGTTCCAACCTGACTTTAGCAAAATTTGGGACGTAAAAGTTTGGGCTGCAGCCTATGGCCAAATCTTCTTCACCCTAAGTATCGGCTTCTCGATCATGCTGGCGTACTCGAGTTACCTCCCTGAGAAATCAGACATCACTAACAACGCTTTCATGACAGTGCTGATCAACTGTGGCTTCTCTATCCTAGCAGGTATCATGATTTTCTCCGTACTAGGTTACATGTCTGCTACACAAGATAAGCCAATTACCGACGTTGTTTCTGCAGGTGTAGGCCTAGCATTTGTGACGATTCCTGCGGCGATTAACCTATTGCCAATGCCATACATCCTAGGGCCAATCTTCTTCTTTGCCCTTGTTGTGGCAGGCTTCAGCTCACATATTTCATTGATGGAAGCAGTTACCTCAGCAATTATTGACAAAATGCACTGGAGTCGTCGTAAAGCAGCGACGATCGTGTGTGGTATTGGTCTTGTTGTTTCAATGGCTTATGCGACAAACGGCGGTTTATTACTGCTCGACTTAGTCGACCACTTTGCTAACAACATCGGCATTATCGCAAGCTGCTTAGTTGAGCTACTTCTAATGACTTGGTTAATGAACGTCAAAGAGTCTCGCGAATACGTGAACAACCAGTCTGATTTCAAAGTAGGTTTTTGGTTTGACGTGTGCCTGCGCTTCATTTCACCAGCAATCCTTGCCGTTATCATCGTAACCGAACTAAACACTCTGTTTACGACCGGCTACGGCGGCTATGACCTGACATTAGGCTGGATCATGATTGCAGCACTATTTGTGATTGGCATTGCCATCAACGTATCAAGCAAAAATAACAACCGTACAGGAGCAGAAGCATGA
- the cydH gene encoding cytochrome bd-I oxidase subunit CydH has translation MNFELKASLIITAICFAVFIGFGCVAIAS, from the coding sequence ATGAACTTCGAACTAAAAGCTTCTTTGATCATTACCGCCATTTGCTTTGCTGTTTTTATTGGTTTTGGTTGTGTTGCCATTGCTTCGTAA
- a CDS encoding patatin-like phospholipase family protein, translating into MERNSGTVSEINTQVDELQLSKFLGGKNALVAQGGGQRGIFTAGVFDAFILSNFDPFNDYFGTSAGALNLCPFICRQHGLSRSFIMELTTNPSFFHLFSYIRRKQYLNLDWALDKILDFPYKLDVDMGRRTLGSQKKAFAAVTAIPSLADHYLPMLQKDWREVLTATCAIPGLYQGTVTVGNQSFVDGGVSAAIPVQEAWRRGARFIAIVRTECIAQGMEEHLELDMHQQKVTWFRDSLNHIQLHWQNKLEQWKQDWGSFLAQQRIRAEQKRALEIMNGGRWLFGADDIYRLSHLLGDKFDSGLADMLMVHYQTYALTQEFITSPPDDTFIVQITPEEPLRSGSLMSRQEDLQYDYELGLKAGFRFIDSYERAVKLWSRRTIYDQLGIDHDNSADNPTA; encoded by the coding sequence ATGGAGCGAAATAGTGGAACGGTATCCGAAATCAACACACAGGTTGATGAGCTGCAATTATCGAAATTTCTCGGTGGTAAAAATGCGTTAGTCGCCCAAGGTGGGGGGCAGAGAGGTATTTTTACTGCTGGGGTTTTCGATGCTTTTATTTTGTCTAATTTTGACCCTTTTAATGACTATTTTGGCACCTCTGCTGGAGCGTTAAACCTGTGCCCTTTTATTTGTCGTCAGCATGGTTTAAGCCGCTCTTTCATTATGGAGTTAACCACTAACCCTTCTTTCTTTCATCTTTTTAGCTATATCCGCCGTAAGCAGTATCTTAATTTGGATTGGGCTCTGGATAAAATCTTAGATTTTCCTTACAAGCTTGATGTCGATATGGGACGACGAACGTTGGGATCGCAAAAAAAAGCGTTTGCCGCCGTAACCGCGATACCTTCGCTAGCCGATCATTATTTGCCGATGTTGCAAAAAGATTGGCGAGAGGTCCTTACCGCGACATGTGCTATTCCTGGCCTTTATCAGGGCACTGTTACTGTTGGTAATCAATCTTTTGTTGATGGTGGTGTATCTGCTGCTATTCCGGTGCAGGAAGCGTGGCGACGTGGTGCACGGTTCATTGCTATTGTTCGTACAGAGTGCATTGCTCAGGGGATGGAGGAGCACCTTGAGTTGGATATGCATCAGCAGAAGGTGACTTGGTTTCGTGATTCACTAAACCATATTCAACTGCATTGGCAGAACAAATTAGAGCAGTGGAAGCAGGACTGGGGCAGTTTTTTGGCACAGCAGCGTATTCGCGCCGAGCAAAAACGAGCATTAGAAATTATGAATGGTGGGCGTTGGTTGTTTGGGGCTGATGATATTTACCGCTTGAGTCATCTCCTCGGCGATAAATTTGATTCTGGGTTAGCAGACATGCTGATGGTGCATTACCAGACTTATGCGTTGACACAAGAATTTATTACCTCTCCTCCAGATGATACGTTTATTGTCCAAATTACCCCTGAAGAACCGTTGCGTTCTGGTTCGTTAATGAGTCGTCAAGAGGATTTGCAATACGACTACGAGTTAGGACTTAAAGCGGGTTTTCGATTTATCGACAGTTATGAAAGAGCGGTTAAACTATGGTCGCGTAGAACCATTTATGATCAGCTCGGTATTGATCACGATAATTCAGCAGATAACCCTACTGCATAA
- the pyk gene encoding pyruvate kinase: protein MTKVQRRTKIVTTLGPSTDKDGVLEAIIRAGANVVRMNFSHGTAEDHKLRAQKVREIAASMGRTVAILGDLQGPKIRVSTFKEGKILLNEGDRFVLDAELAPGEGDQEAVGIDYKALPQDVQRDDILLLDDGRVQLHVMSVEGSKVHTQVLIGGPLSNNKGINKKGGGLSADALTEKDKRDILLAAEIKVDYLAVSFPRNGEDMKYARRLARDAGLTTRMVAKVERAETVATDANMDDIIMASDVIMVARGDLGVEIGDPELIAVQKKLIKRAQALNRVVITATQMMETMITNPMPTRAEVMDVANAVLDGTDAVMLSGETAAGKYPVETVKAMADVCVGAEKMIESKDQNYRIAGSFATEEEAIAMSTIYAANHLDGVQAMVIFTESGRTALMTSRLNTHFPIFALSKNDIALNRCSLYRGVTPFYFDSKGLDGHDVAQAALEALKNQKLLEFGDLVIITQGDIMDVEGSTNTLRILPVL, encoded by the coding sequence ATGACCAAAGTACAAAGAAGAACCAAAATAGTCACCACATTAGGACCATCAACCGACAAAGATGGCGTTTTGGAAGCTATTATTCGCGCAGGTGCCAATGTCGTCCGCATGAATTTTTCCCATGGCACCGCGGAAGACCATAAGTTACGAGCGCAAAAAGTCCGGGAAATTGCCGCCTCCATGGGCAGAACAGTTGCCATACTCGGTGACTTACAAGGCCCCAAAATTCGTGTATCCACGTTTAAAGAAGGAAAGATTCTACTCAACGAAGGTGACCGTTTTGTGCTTGATGCCGAATTAGCTCCGGGAGAAGGTGACCAAGAAGCCGTTGGTATCGACTACAAAGCATTACCACAAGATGTGCAACGCGACGATATTTTGCTACTTGATGATGGACGAGTCCAATTACATGTAATGTCTGTAGAAGGTTCAAAAGTTCATACACAAGTTCTGATTGGCGGTCCTCTTTCAAATAACAAGGGCATTAACAAAAAAGGCGGTGGCCTCTCTGCCGATGCACTGACAGAAAAAGACAAACGGGATATTCTACTGGCGGCTGAAATAAAAGTGGATTATCTCGCAGTTTCTTTCCCTCGCAATGGCGAAGACATGAAATACGCGCGTCGTCTTGCTCGTGATGCAGGGCTTACCACTCGCATGGTAGCCAAAGTCGAACGGGCTGAAACCGTCGCAACCGACGCCAACATGGATGATATCATCATGGCATCCGACGTTATCATGGTGGCGCGTGGCGACCTTGGGGTGGAGATTGGTGACCCTGAATTAATCGCTGTGCAGAAAAAATTGATAAAACGAGCTCAGGCATTAAACCGTGTGGTCATCACTGCAACTCAGATGATGGAAACAATGATCACCAATCCAATGCCGACTCGAGCTGAAGTCATGGACGTGGCTAACGCTGTATTGGACGGAACAGACGCCGTAATGCTGTCTGGAGAAACGGCGGCAGGTAAGTACCCGGTAGAAACGGTTAAAGCCATGGCAGATGTCTGCGTTGGTGCTGAAAAAATGATCGAATCTAAGGATCAGAATTATCGCATTGCAGGCTCTTTTGCGACAGAAGAAGAAGCTATTGCGATGTCGACTATCTATGCTGCCAACCATCTAGACGGTGTACAAGCAATGGTCATCTTTACTGAGTCAGGTCGTACTGCTTTAATGACATCGCGTCTAAACACCCACTTCCCTATTTTTGCCTTATCCAAAAACGACATTGCACTCAATCGCTGTTCCCTCTATCGCGGTGTGACGCCATTCTACTTTGATAGTAAAGGCCTTGATGGACATGATGTAGCGCAAGCCGCATTAGAGGCACTAAAGAACCAAAAACTATTAGAATTTGGTGACTTAGTGATCATCACTCAAGGCGACATTATGGATGTGGAAGGCTCAACTAACACCTTACGCATTTTGCCTGTGTTGTAA
- the mlc gene encoding sugar metabolism global transcriptional regulator Mlc codes for MYMAQPGHIDHIKQVNAGRVYKLIDQKGPISRIDLSKESELAPASITKITRELIDAHLVHETTVQEAISRGRPAIGLQTNNEGWQFLSMRLGRGYLTLALHELGGEVLIDNKIDIHETDQDDLLARLLFEIKDFFQTYSAMVDRVTSIAITLPGLVNSEKGIVLEMPHYHVHNLPLGEEIFRATGLPVFVANDTRAWALAERLFGHSKDVDNSILISIHHGVEAGIIVDGRILQGRHGSIGDLSHIQVAPHGLRCDCGNNGCLATVASAEALRTEVASRLHDGEASILSSKDEEELSIEDICVAAAQGDALAIDVIEKLGHYLGSAIAIMINVFNPDKILIGGVMNQAKNVLYPALLRCIQEQSYPVYQHDLQLVESRFYKQATMPGAALIKQALYDGLLLMKVLEG; via the coding sequence ATGTACATGGCTCAACCAGGCCATATTGATCATATCAAACAGGTCAATGCTGGCCGTGTATATAAACTCATCGACCAAAAAGGTCCGATTTCTCGTATCGATTTGTCGAAAGAGAGTGAACTTGCACCCGCAAGTATCACTAAGATCACCCGTGAGCTAATAGATGCTCATTTGGTGCATGAAACAACGGTCCAAGAAGCTATTTCTCGTGGACGTCCTGCCATTGGTTTACAAACCAATAATGAAGGTTGGCAGTTTTTGTCGATGCGTTTAGGGCGCGGTTATCTGACGCTTGCTCTGCATGAGCTTGGTGGCGAAGTGCTGATCGATAATAAAATCGATATCCATGAAACAGATCAAGACGATCTGTTGGCGAGGCTACTCTTTGAAATTAAAGATTTCTTCCAAACCTATTCAGCAATGGTAGATCGCGTCACCAGTATTGCAATTACTTTGCCTGGCTTAGTGAATTCTGAAAAAGGCATTGTTTTAGAAATGCCACATTACCACGTGCATAACTTGCCGTTAGGGGAAGAGATATTTCGTGCCACAGGTTTGCCTGTGTTTGTGGCCAACGATACGCGAGCATGGGCCTTGGCTGAGCGTTTGTTTGGTCATTCCAAAGATGTCGATAATTCTATTCTCATCTCCATTCATCATGGTGTTGAAGCGGGTATTATTGTTGATGGTCGAATATTGCAGGGCCGTCATGGAAGCATTGGCGATTTAAGTCATATTCAGGTAGCTCCTCATGGCTTGCGTTGTGATTGCGGTAACAATGGTTGTTTGGCCACCGTGGCTAGTGCGGAAGCATTGCGCACGGAAGTCGCTTCTCGTCTACATGATGGTGAAGCGTCGATACTAAGTAGCAAAGATGAAGAAGAGCTTTCTATTGAAGATATCTGTGTCGCTGCCGCTCAAGGTGATGCATTGGCTATCGATGTGATTGAAAAATTAGGCCACTATCTTGGTTCTGCGATTGCGATCATGATTAACGTGTTTAACCCAGACAAAATTTTGATTGGCGGTGTGATGAATCAAGCAAAAAATGTGCTTTATCCTGCTTTGTTGCGCTGTATTCAAGAGCAAAGCTATCCGGTTTATCAGCATGATTTGCAATTGGTTGAATCTCGTTTCTATAAGCAGGCGACCATGCCAGGAGCGGCATTAATTAAGCAAGCTCTCTACGATGGTTTACTCTTAATGAAAGTTTTGGAAGGTTAA
- a CDS encoding chemotaxis protein CheV, which yields MSGVLNTVDARTNLVGENRLELLLFSLNSSQIFAINVFKVKEVIKVPVLTKMPGSHAHITGVASLRGEPVPVIDLRKAIGFPESRLENPEQNLIITEYNRSTQGFLVGQVRNIINTTWTDIQPPPKTSGRSNYLTAITQVKETDRSHIVEIIDVEKVLAEIIDYDVSISEEVLDKDLMSEMDGRRVLIVDDSTTARNQVKGTLSQLGLNIIECRDGLEALNLLKGWCDQGKNINEELLMMITDAEMPEMDGYRLTFEVRQDPRMKDLHIALNTSLSGSFNEAMVEKVGCNRFISKFQPDMLVQIAQDRLRELL from the coding sequence ATGTCAGGTGTTTTAAATACGGTCGATGCACGCACCAACCTTGTGGGTGAAAACCGGCTTGAGCTATTGCTGTTTAGTCTCAATAGCAGTCAGATTTTTGCTATCAACGTATTTAAGGTCAAAGAGGTGATCAAAGTGCCTGTGTTGACCAAAATGCCGGGCTCTCATGCGCATATTACGGGAGTGGCTTCTTTACGAGGCGAGCCTGTGCCAGTGATTGATTTGCGCAAGGCGATTGGCTTTCCAGAAAGCCGTCTTGAAAATCCAGAGCAGAATTTAATCATTACAGAATATAACCGTTCGACCCAAGGTTTTTTGGTTGGGCAGGTACGTAACATTATTAACACGACTTGGACAGATATCCAGCCACCACCGAAAACGTCTGGTCGGTCAAACTACCTCACAGCGATTACTCAAGTAAAAGAGACAGACCGTTCTCATATCGTTGAAATTATTGACGTAGAAAAAGTGTTGGCAGAAATCATTGATTATGATGTGTCCATTTCTGAAGAAGTTCTGGATAAAGATTTGATGTCGGAAATGGATGGTCGTCGTGTATTGATTGTTGATGACTCAACTACGGCACGTAATCAGGTCAAAGGCACATTATCACAGCTTGGTCTAAACATTATTGAGTGTCGTGATGGTTTAGAAGCGTTGAATTTATTGAAAGGCTGGTGCGATCAAGGTAAGAACATTAATGAAGAGTTATTAATGATGATCACCGATGCAGAAATGCCTGAAATGGATGGTTATCGACTCACTTTTGAAGTTCGCCAAGACCCAAGAATGAAAGATTTGCATATCGCTCTTAACACTTCTTTGAGTGGTAGTTTTAACGAAGCGATGGTGGAAAAGGTAGGTTGTAACCGCTTTATCTCGAAATTCCAGCCTGATATGTTAGTGCAAATTGCGCAAGATAGATTACGTGAGCTGCTCTAA
- a CDS encoding error-prone DNA polymerase — MAYAELFCQSNFSFLTGASHAEELALQADFLRYHSIAITDECSIAGVVRAYTAIKQHQLAIRLIVGSLFWLNNECQVVLLCPTRQAYAELCRIITNARRRSEKGHYQLSEWDLMSVKHCFILWVPQNKGQDLHWGQWLQQYHTGRLWIAVQRHLNADEHQYLDHCRQLASQLTLPITACGGVLMHNATRLPLQHILTAIKEGQPVQQVQSHLLTNTERALRSQTKLEKLFPNQWLAESIHIAEQCQFTLDSLRYEYPSELVPSGETAIGYLRHLVEQGKQLRFPTGVPAEIEQIIAKELDLIEELDYPFYFLTIHDMVMFAKRQAILYQGRGSAANSVVCYCLEITSVDPRQISVLFERFISKERNEPPDIDVDFEHERREEVIQYLYQKYGRERAAIAATVISYRFKSAVRDVGKALGIEESQLEFFIKNVNRRDKDQGWQAQVVELGLAAGSLKGEQFITLVNEIMGFPRHLSQHVGGFVISSGPLYELVAIENAAMPERTIIQWDKDDIESLGLLKVDVLALGMLTAIRKCFDLIAKHHQRQLSIADITRMQDDPNVYGMIQRADTVGVFQIESRAQMGMLPRLKPRCYYDLVIQIAIVRPGPIQGDMVHPFLKRRDGLEPITYPSSAVKQVLERTMGVPIFQEQVIKLAMVAAGFTGGEADQLRRAMASWKKNGQLAKFKDKLIDGMESRGYSHHFAQTLYDQICGFGEYGFPESHSASFAVLAYCSAWLKYYYPAEFYTALLNSLPMGFYSPSQLIQDAKRHGIRVESVCVNASEYDYTVITAQDAQGIRVGLRQVKGLSTQGAFTLLGDRPEQGFCHINQIKQIGLNRKDIEALASANAMAQLANNRYATRWELMDSVSDLPLFRDLQEPAVAHYATPSRADNLIEDYAALGLSLEHHPITLLESAGALGHFVRQRDLALQTHRSLVTVVGVVTGRQSPGTAGGVTFFTLEDDTGNINVVVWRATARAQKQPYLNAKILMVKGILEKEGEVCHVIAGRLIDMTSQLGSLQAKSRDFH; from the coding sequence ATGGCGTACGCAGAGCTGTTTTGTCAGAGCAATTTCTCCTTTTTAACTGGCGCATCTCATGCAGAAGAGTTGGCTTTGCAGGCTGATTTCTTACGTTATCACTCCATCGCCATTACCGATGAGTGCTCTATAGCAGGCGTGGTACGTGCTTATACCGCAATAAAACAGCATCAGTTAGCGATACGCTTAATTGTCGGCAGTCTCTTCTGGCTCAATAATGAATGCCAAGTCGTACTACTTTGCCCCACTCGTCAAGCCTATGCTGAACTCTGTCGTATCATCACCAATGCCCGACGGCGCAGCGAAAAGGGCCATTATCAGCTTTCTGAGTGGGACCTGATGTCAGTAAAACACTGCTTTATTTTGTGGGTGCCGCAAAATAAAGGCCAAGACTTACATTGGGGACAGTGGCTTCAACAATACCATACGGGGAGACTCTGGATCGCGGTCCAGCGTCATCTCAATGCAGATGAACATCAGTATTTGGATCATTGTCGCCAGCTCGCAAGCCAGCTTACTCTGCCGATTACCGCATGCGGCGGCGTATTAATGCACAATGCCACTCGCCTCCCATTACAGCACATTCTTACCGCGATTAAAGAAGGACAACCTGTACAACAGGTTCAATCACACCTACTCACCAATACAGAACGAGCGTTACGTAGCCAAACTAAATTGGAGAAACTCTTTCCTAATCAATGGTTAGCTGAGAGTATCCACATTGCTGAGCAATGCCAATTCACCTTAGACTCATTGCGTTATGAATACCCAAGTGAATTGGTGCCATCAGGAGAAACAGCAATAGGCTATTTACGCCATTTGGTTGAACAAGGTAAACAGCTGCGTTTCCCTACGGGTGTTCCGGCTGAAATTGAACAAATCATCGCCAAAGAGCTGGATTTAATTGAAGAGCTAGATTATCCATTTTACTTTCTCACGATTCACGACATGGTGATGTTTGCCAAGCGTCAGGCCATTCTCTATCAAGGTCGAGGCTCTGCCGCCAACTCGGTGGTCTGTTACTGCTTAGAGATCACCTCCGTCGACCCTCGCCAAATTTCCGTGTTGTTTGAACGTTTTATTAGTAAAGAACGTAATGAACCGCCAGATATTGATGTGGATTTTGAGCACGAACGTCGTGAAGAGGTCATTCAATATCTCTACCAAAAATATGGTCGTGAACGAGCAGCCATTGCCGCTACAGTCATCTCATATCGCTTCAAAAGTGCGGTACGTGATGTGGGGAAAGCTCTAGGAATTGAAGAGTCTCAGTTGGAGTTTTTTATTAAAAACGTCAATCGGCGTGATAAAGACCAAGGCTGGCAAGCACAAGTGGTTGAACTAGGGCTTGCTGCTGGTTCATTAAAAGGCGAGCAATTTATTACCTTGGTTAATGAAATTATGGGCTTTCCGCGTCATTTATCCCAACACGTGGGCGGATTTGTTATCTCCTCTGGTCCGCTTTATGAGCTGGTAGCCATTGAAAATGCCGCCATGCCAGAGCGCACCATCATTCAGTGGGACAAAGATGACATCGAAAGTTTAGGGCTACTAAAAGTCGATGTGCTTGCCCTTGGCATGCTCACGGCAATCCGCAAATGTTTTGATCTGATTGCCAAGCATCATCAACGGCAGTTATCGATTGCCGACATTACGCGTATGCAAGATGACCCGAATGTTTACGGCATGATTCAACGCGCCGATACGGTTGGGGTCTTTCAAATTGAGTCACGCGCACAAATGGGGATGCTGCCCCGTTTGAAGCCTCGCTGCTATTACGATTTGGTGATTCAAATTGCGATTGTCCGTCCTGGCCCCATTCAGGGCGACATGGTGCACCCATTTCTCAAACGTCGCGATGGCTTAGAACCCATAACTTACCCTTCATCCGCAGTGAAACAAGTGCTAGAACGGACGATGGGCGTTCCGATTTTCCAAGAGCAGGTCATTAAGTTAGCCATGGTGGCCGCTGGATTTACCGGCGGAGAAGCTGATCAACTACGCCGAGCAATGGCATCGTGGAAAAAAAATGGTCAACTTGCCAAATTCAAAGACAAACTGATCGATGGCATGGAAAGTCGTGGCTACAGTCATCACTTTGCCCAAACCTTATATGATCAAATTTGCGGCTTTGGCGAATATGGCTTTCCTGAAAGCCACTCGGCCTCTTTTGCCGTATTGGCTTACTGTTCCGCTTGGCTGAAATACTATTATCCTGCGGAGTTTTACACAGCGTTGCTCAATAGCTTACCGATGGGGTTTTACTCACCATCTCAGCTAATTCAAGATGCTAAACGCCATGGAATCCGTGTCGAGTCTGTATGCGTTAATGCTTCCGAATATGATTACACCGTGATCACCGCACAAGATGCTCAGGGCATTCGCGTCGGGCTGCGCCAAGTAAAAGGACTCAGTACCCAAGGAGCATTTACCCTATTAGGTGACCGCCCTGAACAGGGCTTTTGCCATATTAACCAAATCAAACAAATAGGACTTAATCGCAAAGATATCGAAGCCTTGGCATCTGCAAACGCCATGGCACAACTTGCCAATAATCGTTATGCCACGCGATGGGAATTAATGGATAGCGTCAGTGACTTACCGCTGTTTCGTGACTTGCAAGAGCCAGCAGTAGCCCACTATGCGACCCCGAGTAGGGCGGACAATTTAATTGAGGATTATGCCGCGCTTGGATTATCGCTAGAGCATCACCCAATCACACTACTCGAGAGCGCAGGCGCGTTAGGTCATTTTGTCCGGCAACGAGATTTGGCGTTGCAAACTCATCGCTCACTAGTGACGGTTGTGGGTGTTGTCACCGGACGCCAATCGCCAGGAACAGCAGGTGGCGTCACCTTTTTTACCCTCGAAGACGACACGGGCAACATCAATGTCGTGGTATGGCGCGCTACCGCTCGCGCGCAAAAACAACCTTACCTCAACGCCAAGATTTTGATGGTGAAGGGTATTTTGGAAAAAGAAGGTGAGGTTTGTCATGTCATTGCGGGGCGTTTGATTGATATGACGTCACAGCTCGGGAGCTTGCAAGCTAAATCACGCGACTTTCACTAA